The following proteins are encoded in a genomic region of Coffea eugenioides isolate CCC68of chromosome 6, Ceug_1.0, whole genome shotgun sequence:
- the LOC113774570 gene encoding transcription factor AS1-like: protein MATSSGQFVCTDPLAPPPPVLLPPWLSNSTSGVPVRPSSPSVTLSLSPSVVPPPPPGAAWLQPDRAATDDKNPVSNSLPCLGMVPPPPSREKAAVVSELLECCKELEEMQRAWAVHKKEAAWRLRRVELQAESEKACKRREKMEAIEAKVKALKEEQKATLDRIEAEYREQLAGLRRDAEAKEQKLAEQWAAKHSRLTMFLEQMGCQSKFVEPNC, encoded by the coding sequence ATGGCTACCTCGAGCGGCCAGTTTGTCTGTACTGATCCACTTGCTCCTCCTCCCCCAGTATTACTTCCTCCATGGCTTTCAAATTCTACGTCCGGTGTGCCTGTTAGGCCATCGTCACCTTCTGTGACCTTAAGCCTTTCACCTTCAGTGgttccaccaccaccaccaggAGCAGCATGGTTGCAGCCTGATAGAGCAGCAACAGACGATAAAAATCCTGTCTCGAACAGTTTGCCATGTCTTGGGATGGTGCCTCCTCCCCCCTCCAGAGAGAAGGCCGCGGTGGTATCTGAACTCTTGGAATGCTGCAAAGAATTGGAAGAAATGCAGCGTGCTTGGGCAGTGCACAAGAAGGAAGCAGCCTGGAGGTTGAGGAGGGTAGAGTTACAGGCGGAATCGGAGAAGGCCTGTAAGAGGAGGGAGAAAATGGAGGCAATAGAGGCAAAGGTGAAAGCACTGAAGGAAGAGCAGAAGGCTACTCTGGATAGGATTGAAGCCGAATACAGGGAGCAGCTAGCTGGATTAAGGAGGGATGCAGAGGCCAAGGAGCAGAAGTTGGCTGAGCAGTGGGCGGCTAAGCACTCACGTCTAACTATGTTCCTTGAACAGATGGGGTGTCAATCAAAATTTGTCGAGCCCAACTGCTGA